From Deltaproteobacteria bacterium:
TCCGCGTTACTCCTCATCCGTCAGCAAATGCGTCTTCGCCAGGTCCACCCACTGGTCGCCGCCCAGGACCCGCGCGATCCCTTCCACCGGGAGACCGCCGTCCTGCAGGACCGGGCCCAGGCTTTCGCCGTGGAGCGGATGGAGATTATCGAGGGCGTTTTCCATCCAGGCCCTGGCCAGCTTTCCCGAGAGAAGATTCCGGGTATTCGACGCGACCCTGGAGGATTTCACCTTCAACAGCCAGCCCTTTCCATACGGATCCTGGCGCAGGATCTCGGGGGACCGGAGAACCTCGCGGTTCACCTCGACAACTTCACCAGCCACCGGCGACAGCATCGGGATGCGCTCGGAATCGACCACGAGGCTCCACCCCTTTTCCCCCTGTGCCAACCGGGAACCTACAGCGGGCAGCTCGACGGCATCCACCTTCCCGATGAGCTTCCGGGCGAAGTCGTCCAGCCCGACGACGCCGATCGAGCCCGGCTCCGGACGGAGCCACCCGTGTCCCTGGTGGTAGAAGAGCCCCTCGGGGACCCGGAACCGGGTGATGTTCTCCGGCGCGATCCTCGCGGCCGCGCGCCCCTCGCGGGGCTGGTACATGTAGCGGCAGAAGAGGACAAAGGCCGCGAGGAACGCGATGACGATGAGATACTCAATGCCCTTCGTGGCATAGATGTCTATAAAACGGATGCCTTCCATGTGACCACCTCCATGTCTTCCGCGGTTTTTTCCTCCACCACCTCGTGCGCCTCGCCGAACACGGGCATCCGTAGGATCACCCACCGGAAGACCCAGAGCTCCATGCTGATGATCGCCAGCGTGATCCAGATCTCCATCACGGAGGGGTAGTACCGGACGGTTTCATACCACTTGAACCCGATGACGGAGATGTTGAGCCGGTTCAGGATCACCCCCGCCGCCGTGAGGAACGCGGTGAACTGCACGAGCTTCGCGCTGCGCTTCCGGATCGCCTGGAGGAAGAGGGCGGTCGGAAGGAGGACGAACCCGACGATTTCGAACAGGTACCAGTACCCCATCGGGGTGTCGAGGTAGACCCACTGCTTGTAATGCACGAAGTCGATGAGCTTGAGGAAGATGTAGGCGAAGAGCGCGCCGACGGCTCCCTTCCCCAGCCCGAGGAGGATGCTGTCGTGGGCCGCGTGGAGCTCGTGCCCGATCCGGTCCTTGAAGGCCTTCTGCGTGAAGAAGCTTTCGATCATGACCATGGAAAGTCCCGCGAAGATGCTCGACACGAAGAACATCACCGGGATGTTGCCCGAGTACCACAAGGGGTGGATCTTCGTCGGGGCCAGCAGGAAGAGCGCCCCCAGGCCCGACTGGTGCAGCGTCGACAGGGTGATCCCGAAGATGACGGCGCCGGTCGTGAGCCCTTCCAGGATCCTGCGCGCCCTCGGCCAGTGCAGCCATTCCGCGACGGCCGGGGAGAACTCCAGGAACTCGCAGATCATGTACAGCATGAAGTGCCAGGCCACCAGGAAGAGCACGGAGCTTATCCCGAAGGCGTTCCCGATGATGGGGTTGATTACGTTCCAGGGGCGCCCCAGGTCCAGCAGGAGCGCGCCGGCGTAGAACACGTAGGCGAGGAAGCCGTTCAGGACGGTCACGCGAACGATCGGCTCGAACTTCTTGACCTTCAGGATGTGGACGACGAAGGTCAGGACGTAGGCGCCGCCGGCGAAAGCCACTCCCGTGACCACGTCGAAGCCGATCCAGATCCCCCACGGGTAGTTCTGGGAGAGGTTGGACACGGCGCCCAGCCCATAGGCGAACCGGATGGCAATCATCACGAGGCCGGACAGGATGATCACCCCGGTGATGACGTTGAACGGCGTCAGCATCTTTCCTTTCGGTTTCAATTCGCTCAGGACGAACCGGACGGTTTCCCGAGCCACCTGCCGGAAGGTCATGGCGCCTTCGGCGCTCGTGGTCGATGCGTCAGTCCTGTTCGTCATGGGATCCCTCCTTCTTTTCGCTGACCTTGCTGTCCTTGATGAGGTAGTTCAGCCCGATGAGGAGAGACGGCCACAGCACGAACACCAAGGGCACCCCGTACAGGAAGCCGGACGTGAGCTCGGGATAGGGGGTCGTCGGCAGGTTGGTCTTCAGGCCAAGCTTCTCCTCCGGAGCGCCCATGAGGAAGAGCCAGCCGGTCCCGCCGACCTCGTGCTCCCCGTAAATCTTGTGGACGTATTTGTCCGGCTCCGTGTAGATCCGGGTCCTGGCGATCTCCAGCAGATCCCGCTTCTTCCCGAAGAGGGTCGCGCCGGTCGGGCACACCTCGGAGCAGGCAGGCTGCTCCCCCCTTTTCTGCCGTTCGTTGCAGAAGATGCACTTCCACACGAAGGGGGTGGGACTGTTGTACTCGAACTTGGGGATGTCGAAGGGGCAGGCGACCATGCAGTAGCGGCACCCCATGCAGCGGTCCTTGTGGTAAATGACGGCGGCTTCCTTGGTCTTCTCCATCGCCCTGCACAGGCATGCGGAGGCGCACGCCGGCTGGTTGCAGTGCATGCACTGCTTCCGGACGAAGATCGGCTTGTCCGGGTCCTTCGGGTTCGGGAACCGGTTCACGACCGTGAAGGCGCCGGTGCTGGTGTCCCGCGTCTCCTCGAACACGCTCTCGCTGTCGAAGGAGACCTTCGGCTTGGGAAGCTTGTTCGCCTCGTTGCACGCCTCCTCGCAGGCGCGGCAGCCGATGCACTTCGTCGTGTCGATGAGCATCCCGTTGAACTCGACGCCCCCCGCCGAGGTCTGCGTCTGCGCGGCCTGGGCCGACTTGGCGCCCCCCGCGAGCAGGACGCCGCCGGCCGCCCCCGCGACCTTCAAGAAGTTCCGTCTGCTGATGGTCATCTCTCTTCCCTCCCGTGGAGTCCGACGTCAGCGGAAATACTTCCGGATCATGATCTGCAGGATCTCTCCGTCCATCGTCTCCATGATTCCCTCGACATGAATCCCTCCATCCGGCAGGGTAGCCCCCACTTCCAGGGGAACCGCCCGGTGCAAAGACAGGAACTCGGTGAAACTCCTGGCTTCCCTTTCCATCCACGCGGCGGCTTCCGTGCCGATCCGGAGCTTCTTCAGGTTCCGGGAGAGGTTGGACGGCCGGATCATGAACGCCCATCCCTTCTCATAGGGCTCCTTCCGCGCCGCCGCCGGGTCGACGTTGATCCGTTCATTCACCGCGCAGACGACGCCGTCGACGGGAGACACGAACTCGATCCGCTTGCCCGACTGGAGGGCGGCGAACGCCGGCTCACCCTGGCGAAGCTTCGCCCCGTCCGGGGGAAGCTCGAACCGGTCGACCCTCCCGAGGATTCCCTGAGCGAAACCATCCAGCCCCACCTGCACGGCGCCGGAAGAATCGAGCTTCGCCCAGGTGTGGCCGCCGTGGACAAACAGGCCGCCGGGAAGTTCCTGCGCCGTCCGGGAAGGGAACAGCGCGGCCGGCTCCCGGACGGGCCGGGCTTCCGCCGCCGCCTTTTCCCTCCGCCGGAGGGCCAGATTCACCCCGATGCATCCGAGAACCGTGAGTAGGACGAGAAGGACTACCATGGCGCACCTCCTGCTCTTACCCTAGAAATTGGCTGACGATCTTTCCC
This genomic window contains:
- a CDS encoding glycine cleavage system protein H gives rise to the protein MEGIRFIDIYATKGIEYLIVIAFLAAFVLFCRYMYQPREGRAAARIAPENITRFRVPEGLFYHQGHGWLRPEPGSIGVVGLDDFARKLIGKVDAVELPAVGSRLAQGEKGWSLVVDSERIPMLSPVAGEVVEVNREVLRSPEILRQDPYGKGWLLKVKSSRVASNTRNLLSGKLARAWMENALDNLHPLHGESLGPVLQDGGLPVEGIARVLGGDQWVDLAKTHLLTDEE
- the nrfD gene encoding polysulfide reductase NrfD produces the protein MTNRTDASTTSAEGAMTFRQVARETVRFVLSELKPKGKMLTPFNVITGVIILSGLVMIAIRFAYGLGAVSNLSQNYPWGIWIGFDVVTGVAFAGGAYVLTFVVHILKVKKFEPIVRVTVLNGFLAYVFYAGALLLDLGRPWNVINPIIGNAFGISSVLFLVAWHFMLYMICEFLEFSPAVAEWLHWPRARRILEGLTTGAVIFGITLSTLHQSGLGALFLLAPTKIHPLWYSGNIPVMFFVSSIFAGLSMVMIESFFTQKAFKDRIGHELHAAHDSILLGLGKGAVGALFAYIFLKLIDFVHYKQWVYLDTPMGYWYLFEIVGFVLLPTALFLQAIRKRSAKLVQFTAFLTAAGVILNRLNISVIGFKWYETVRYYPSVMEIWITLAIISMELWVFRWVILRMPVFGEAHEVVEEKTAEDMEVVTWKASVL
- a CDS encoding 4Fe-4S dicluster domain-containing protein, whose translation is MTISRRNFLKVAGAAGGVLLAGGAKSAQAAQTQTSAGGVEFNGMLIDTTKCIGCRACEEACNEANKLPKPKVSFDSESVFEETRDTSTGAFTVVNRFPNPKDPDKPIFVRKQCMHCNQPACASACLCRAMEKTKEAAVIYHKDRCMGCRYCMVACPFDIPKFEYNSPTPFVWKCIFCNERQKRGEQPACSEVCPTGATLFGKKRDLLEIARTRIYTEPDKYVHKIYGEHEVGGTGWLFLMGAPEEKLGLKTNLPTTPYPELTSGFLYGVPLVFVLWPSLLIGLNYLIKDSKVSEKKEGSHDEQD